Proteins encoded together in one Venturia canescens isolate UGA chromosome 10, ASM1945775v1, whole genome shotgun sequence window:
- the LOC122417086 gene encoding uncharacterized protein, with amino-acid sequence MDSTRNMCHINEQEAEDKKIDNRRLTHEPGPEDEMDENGPKTLIMEIYPWILQFKRMCRNSLAQRSISSLKSLMTFFLRNARPSVPECHTKPLRAEKLKDSIGETLLFFLYYYRDVGELKDRDCYLIGMSDLLALYIDMELKASKKGKEHYSKISARLSSCLHVYLEHSTEYLLETLLKVHFMNHNYQEILDPVMTKVFKTIDEHPDSSIMYVRYFLAYRLWKKLNKDVAVRNQINIIALTSLGVAPSDFPTFILESVLPQVPKNQKISTKLLLLQKFEIEKACEMFLNFCNEQRGHKSNDETRLAGAIVSMPEENNDRRDLITSNNNFSNVTNNVDSSVAKTSIKQSCLKNSLNKSSVRKSSISTSVSCLGKSKKINDIVFIDLTSDVVTEKVIRKKKSRRKLTWLEKTKSRISSKIAMKKNSSTEDSLRLQEEESGLGIESLNISEPTSLKIDHVGEEENEAEERRNVNEDAFQVRSVENTDDNACTMTNSLVNKITPSLEWSKLESGKNEKNDRIKVDNVGKEKGDILEVSSSPVQVSSSQVEMPSLDIEAPPRPTDQYSRGIKLDDTVELASCNDEKTRDIHRPNRKVCTSEQQASKDKTLVERNVPPPPPPPPPPPPLPSQPAVKQERHQQRLDASTDEIIDEAVVSSGMEVQVAEYTSEISLVCSEPAESEMKKIRETEFHDNIDGLSLLASVSQRISHLATTPSPINRPEVIKVKNYASLANVNVRTNEEPESSSETMTFFNNPERPITEKNIDIYPESAMDKVAYQVEITSTEETGLYPSFDQSNGGLVAFSNIEETRCNSHSQAIVDSTNLVEKDDTNVILNGETVVLFQKSPNSNLYIINKAVENRDHANDEAANLLHREINDRVNDTTGFSYEIYDSIYRSQVASYDIKQYNRENKSRQETRRNKIKPEVENKICDSLEVTKTIEKLDSIDDKTRIKRKLSSSSNISRRRRRRRIKEEFNECTSSNISSRIKTNYGMQSDCSSEHPEQKHSIHIPVGHSTPIYTKYSSATELYLPCHKNCSSIACGLSVNSPTPMRRAHSANNTSPTPRCSCLNCAYDIMTRCTECIIPNGDARTTGIEPNSYYVPLHSGKNSNVPECNGTSVVNRDTLAKMYDDQLVCNFEQNLLNDDKPLENSIYESKDNYHRAELDNKLPLKKRFKAIMAMSFVEDEPLIKLEKLQSYPGTPMLSIAALQASSQNPIKSSDFVGSNKNSLGDELSVKLDNPLDRPNSLSGEMVRKDHPKEMIFVTPPSPPPIPGSIQTTTSSQRSSAKRKRSQNPADMNEPDGTDYVKTMKSPPADSYKRSPTKSLSRITDKSDRETETVMSKKKKSTRQTRSSKRNVPKVNYIYTDGDSDWNPSGAGVTENSLNKRKRKRTSR; translated from the exons ATGGATTCCACGCGAAACATGTGCCATATTAACGAACAAGAGGCAGAAGATAAGAAAATTG ATAATAGACGATTAACGCACGAGCCTGGACCGGAAGACGAGATGGATGAAAACGGGCCAAAGACGCTCATAATGGAGATATATCCGTGGATATTACAATTCAAGAGAATGTGCCGAAACTCTCTCGCTCAGCGAAGCATCTCGTCGTTAAAAAGCCTCATGACATTTTTCCTTCG AAATGCTCGGCCAAGCGTCCCGGAATGCCACACGAAACCACTCAGGGCGGAAAAATTAAAAGATTCCATTGGCGAAactttgctattttttttgtattattatCGTGACGTCGGTGAATTAAAAGATAGGGATTGTTACTTGATCGGCATGTCCGATCTTCTGGCTCTCTACATCGATATGGAGCTCAAGGCAtcgaaaaagggaaaagaacATTACAGTAAAATATCGGCCAGACTCTCGTCATGTCTTCATGTTTATCTAG AACATTCGACCGAATATCTGTTGGAAACACTTCTAAAAGTTCATTTCATGAACCACAACTATCAGGAAATATTGGATCCCGTTATGAC aaaGGTATTCAAGACTATAGATGAGCACCCTGACTCGAGCATAATGTACGTGCGCTACTTTCTCGCCTATCgattatggaaaaaattgaacaaggACGTGGCGGTTAGGAATCAGATAAATATAATAGCTCTGACCTCTCTTGGTGTCGCACCCAGCGACTTTCCAACCTTCATTCTCGAATCCGTACTACCGCAAGTgccaaaaaaccaaaaaatatcTACGAAATTACTGCTccttcaaaaatttgaaatagaaaaggCTTGCGAAATGTTTTTGAACTTTTGCAACGAACAAAGAGGACATAAATCCAACGACGAGACGCGCTTGGCTGGAGCAATCGTTTCTATG CCTGAAGAGAATAACGATCGGCGGGATTTGATAACGAGtaacaataatttttcgaaCGTAACGAATAACGTAGATTCGTCAGTAGCGAAAACGTCAATAAAACAATCGTgtctaaaaaattcattgaacaaATCGTCCGTTAGGAAATCGTCGATTAGCACTAGCGTGTCTTGTTTgggtaaaagtaaaaaaatcaacgacaTAGTATTCATAGATCTAACGAGTGACGTCGTAACAGAAAaagtaataagaaaaaaaaagagtcggAGGAAATTGACGTGGTTGGAGAAAACGAAAAGCCGAATCAGCTCGAAGATCGccatgaagaaaaattcgtcTACCGAAGATTCGTTGCGACTTCAGGAAGAAGAAAGCGGTTTGGGTATCGAATCGTTGAATATTTCGGAGCCAACTTCACTCAAGATTGACCATGTCGGGGAGGAGGAAAATGAGgcagaagaaagaagaaacgtCAATGAAGATGCATTCCAAGTAAGGTCGGTCGAAAACACGGATGATAACGCGTGCACGATGACGAACAGCCTCGTTAATAAAATCACTCCGAGTCTCGAGTGGAGTAAACTCGAGAGCGGGAAGAACGAGAAGAACGATCGTATAAAAGTGGACAAcgttggaaaagaaaaaggagacaTTTTGGAGGTTTCATCGAGTCCCGTCCAAGTTTCATCCAGCCAAGTGGAAATGCCGAGCCTCGATATCGAGGCTCCTCCACGTCCCACGGATCAATATTCCCGAGGCATTAAGCTTGATGACACGGTCGAATTGGCATCGTGCAACGATGAAAAGACGAGGGATATTCACCGGCCGAATAGGAAGGTATGTACGAGCGAGCAACAAGCCTCGAAAGATAAAACACTCGTGGAAAGGAACGTGCCACCGCCGCCACCGCCGCCACCGCCGCCACCGCCGCTGCCGTCCCAACCGGCCGTAAAGCAGGAGCGGCACCAGCAGCGTCTCGATGCTTCCACCGATGAAATAATTGATGAGGCTGTGGTCTCGAGCGGGATGGAAGTTCAAGTGGCTGAATACACCTCGGAAATATCCCTCGTCTGTAGCGAGCCGGCCGAaagcgaaatgaaaaaaatacgggAAACGGAGTTTCATGATAACATCGATGGTTTGTCACTATTGGCGAGTGTCTCCCAGAGAATTTCACACTTGGCGACGACTCCGAGTCCTATAAATCGACCGGAAGTTATAAAAGTCAAAAATTACGCTTCACTGGCTAACGTTAACGTAAGGACGAACGAAGAGCCCGAATCGTCGAGCGAGACAATGACATTTTTCAACAACCCCGAACGTCCGATTActgaaaaaaacatcgacATTTATCCGGAAAGCGCGATGGACAAAGTAGCTTATCAAGTGGAAATAACATCGACCGAAGAAACCGGCTTGTATCCGAGCTTCGATCAATCCAACGGTGGGCTCGTGGCGTTTTCGAATATTGAGGAAACTCGTTGCAATTCTCATTCTCAAGCGATCGTCGACAGTACGAATCTCGTGGAAAAAGACGACACGAACGTTATTCTCAACGGTGAAACGGTCGTTCTCTTTCAAAAGTCGCCAAATTCAAATCTTTATATAATAAACAAAGCGGTTGAAAATCGTGATCACGCTAATGACGAAGCGGCGAATCTGCTTCACAGAGAAATTAACGATCGCGTCAATGATACAACGGGTTTTTCTTACGAGATTTACGACAGCATTTATCGCAGCCAAGTTGCCAGCTACGACATTAAACAATACAACAGAGAGAACAAGTCCAGACAGGAAACTCGTAGGAACAAAATAAAGCCCgaggttgaaaataaaatttgcgaTTCTCTCGAAGTGACGAAAACCATTGAAAAGCTTGACTCGATCGATGATAAAACTAGGATCAAGAGAAAATTGAGTAGTTCTTCGAATATTtcacgaagaagaagaagaagaagaataaaagagGAATTCAACGAATGTACGAGCAGCAACATTTCGAGCCGTATAAAAACCAATTACGGAATGCAGTCGGACTGTTCTTCCGAGCATCCCGagcaaaaacactcgattcaCATTCCCGTTGGACACTCGACACCCATTTATACGAAATATTCATCGGCCACTGAATTATATCTTCCTTGTCACAAAAATTGCAGCTCGATCGCTTGTGGCCTCTCTGTTAATTCTCCAACGCCTATGCGACGCGCGCATTCTGCCAATAACACAAGCCCAACTCCTCGATGCAGCTGCTTGAACTGTGCCTACGACATAATGACTCGTTGCACCGAATGCATAATTCCAAACGGCGACGCGAGGACAACCGGTATCGAGCCTAATTCGTATTACGTCCCCTTGCATTCTGGCAAAAATTCCAACGTTCCGGAATGTAACGGAACTTCAGTCGTAAACCGTGATACCCTTGCAAAGATGTACGACGATCAATTGGTCTGTAATTTCGAGCAAAATTTATTGAACGATGATAAACCATTGGAGAATTCGATATACGAATCTAAGGATAATTATCATCGCGCTGAACTGGATAACAAACTTCCGCTTAAGAAACGATTCAAGGCCATCATGGCGATGTCCTTCGTCGAGGATGAGCCACtgataaaacttgaaaaattacagAGTTACCCCGGTACGCCTATGCTCTCGATCGCAGCGCTACAAGCCTCCTCCCAGAATCCGATCAAAAGTTCTGATTTCGTCGGATCCAATAAAAATTCCCTCGGCGATGAACTCTCGGTGAAACTTGACAACCCGCTCGATCGTCCGAACTCTCTATCCGGAGAAATGGTACGCAAAGACCATCCaaaagaaatgattttcgtGACGCCGCCCTCGCCGCCGCCTATCCCGGGATCGATACAGACCACCACCTCCTCCCAACGATCCAGTGCCAAACGAAAACGATCGCAGAATCCCGCGGACATGAACGAACCCGATGGTACAGACTACgtgaaaacgatgaaaagcCCCCCCGCGGACTCTTACAAACGTTCTCCAACCAAATCACTATCCAGGATTACCGATAAATCCGATAGAGAAACAGAAACGGTTAtgtccaagaaaaaaaaatcaaccagGCAAACTCGAAGCTCCAAAAGGAACGTTCCAAAGGTTAATTATATTTATACCGATGGCGATTCTGACTGGAATCCGTCCGGTGCCGGTGTTACTGAAAATTCTCTCAACAAACGGAAACGCAAAAGAACAAGTCGATGA